The Thermus filiformis genome contains a region encoding:
- a CDS encoding acyl-CoA dehydrogenase family protein has translation MLDYAGVYELLSPEEREVQKAARRFLEAEALPYIRDFWERGEFPVHLIRRFGEMGFLGPTLPPEYGGAGVSSAAYGLIAYELERVDSGLRSFASVQSSLVMYPIYAYGSEEQKRTFLPRLASGEMVGCFGLTEPDGGSDPDGNMKTRARREGDTWVLNGTKMWITNGNLAQIAIVWAKDEEGVVRGFIVPTDTPGFRALEVKHKMSLRASVTSELVLEEVRVPEELRLPKAEGLKAPLSCLTQARFGIAWGALGALEAVYTEALAFAQSRVTFGRPIAARQLVQEKLVRMLADHTKGLLLAWRLARLKDEGKLRHTQVSLAKRENVAAALNAARMARDILGGNGITLEYHAIRHMLNLETVYTYEGTHDIHTLILGRDITGLNALE, from the coding sequence ATGCTGGACTACGCGGGGGTGTACGAGCTTCTGAGCCCGGAGGAGCGGGAGGTGCAAAAGGCGGCGCGGCGGTTTTTGGAGGCGGAGGCCCTGCCCTATATCCGGGACTTTTGGGAGCGGGGGGAGTTTCCCGTCCACCTGATCCGAAGGTTCGGGGAGATGGGCTTTTTGGGCCCCACCCTGCCCCCGGAGTACGGGGGGGCGGGGGTGAGCAGCGCCGCCTACGGCCTCATCGCCTACGAGCTGGAGCGGGTGGACTCGGGTCTGAGGAGCTTCGCCAGCGTCCAGAGCTCCTTGGTCATGTACCCCATCTACGCCTACGGGAGCGAGGAGCAGAAGCGGACCTTCCTCCCCAGGCTCGCGAGCGGGGAGATGGTGGGCTGCTTCGGCCTCACCGAGCCCGACGGGGGCTCGGACCCGGACGGGAACATGAAGACCCGGGCCCGCCGGGAGGGGGACACCTGGGTCCTGAACGGGACCAAGATGTGGATCACCAACGGCAACCTGGCCCAGATCGCTATCGTTTGGGCCAAGGACGAGGAGGGGGTGGTGCGGGGGTTCATCGTCCCCACCGACACCCCGGGCTTCCGGGCCCTCGAGGTCAAGCACAAGATGAGCCTCCGGGCCTCGGTGACCAGCGAGCTGGTCCTGGAGGAGGTGCGGGTGCCCGAGGAGCTCCGCCTGCCCAAGGCGGAGGGGCTCAAGGCCCCCCTCTCCTGCCTGACCCAGGCCCGCTTCGGCATCGCCTGGGGAGCCCTGGGGGCCCTGGAGGCGGTCTACACCGAGGCCCTGGCCTTCGCCCAGAGCCGGGTTACCTTCGGCCGGCCCATCGCCGCAAGGCAGCTGGTGCAGGAGAAGCTGGTGCGGATGCTCGCCGACCACACCAAGGGGCTCCTTTTGGCCTGGCGGCTCGCCCGGCTCAAGGACGAGGGGAAGCTCCGGCACACCCAGGTCTCCCTGGCCAAGCGGGAGAACGTGGCCGCGGCCCTGAACGCGGCCCGGATGGCCCGGGACATCCTGGGCGGGAACGGGATCACCCTGGAGTACCACGCCATCCGGCACATGCTGAACCTGGAGACGGTCTACACCTACGAGGGGACGCACGACATCCACACCCTGATCCTGGGCCGGGACATCACCGGCCTGAACGCCTTGGAATGA
- a CDS encoding ATP-dependent Clp protease ATP-binding subunit, which translates to MNRYDDRARLVFHYAREEGARLGHSMIGPEHLLLGLMREGGTAARILSEYGASLEAMRRMVEELVGRGEGSRTGEPPAITPRARRVMELASAEARNMGSSVIGTEHILLGIIREGDGIAYRILTHFAKDIDTIRWRILSMAENREREKPVNTPFLDEYGRDLTKEAREGKLDPVIGRQEEINRVIQILARRTKNNPVLIGDPGVGKTAIVEGLAQAIVEGRVPPVLKGTRVVAIDLAGVVAGTKYRGEFEERLRQIIEELKNAKVIAFIDELHTLIGAGGAEGTLDAANIMKPALARGEIQVIGATTTGEYHRYIEKDAALERRFQPVIVLEPSPEETLEILKGLRPRYEAHHGVIIPDEILELAVRIGVRSLPGRNFPDKAIDLIDEAASRVRLNASLGLPVAEEEDGTPIVTREDVEAVVDSWGGVYADDKDDERLMHLEEELGKRVVGQEEAVRALASALRRARVGLGGRTRVAASFLFVGPSGVGKTQLAKALAEVLFGSERALIRFDMSEFQEPHSVSKLIGAPPGYVGYEQGGRLTEAVRRQPFSVVLLDEIEKAHPDVYNTFLQVLDEGRLTDGLGRTVDFRRVILIMTSNTGFNVGPAIGFTGKEVDTESPLKALFTPEFLDRLDEVIRFRPLTEEELVQVAGMMLEEIRKELLSREVEVEFAPELAEWVVQQAPKTGSARALRSVIRDRIEDPLSLALLKKPKGRLRVGVKDGGLSFEEREEVSLV; encoded by the coding sequence TTGAACAGGTACGACGATCGCGCCAGGCTGGTTTTCCACTACGCTCGGGAGGAGGGCGCCCGGCTGGGCCACTCCATGATCGGGCCGGAGCATCTTCTTCTGGGCCTGATGCGCGAGGGGGGCACCGCGGCCCGCATCCTGTCCGAGTACGGGGCGAGCCTCGAGGCCATGCGCCGCATGGTGGAGGAGCTGGTGGGCCGGGGGGAGGGGAGCCGCACCGGCGAGCCCCCCGCCATCACCCCGAGGGCCCGGCGGGTGATGGAGCTCGCCAGCGCCGAGGCCCGGAACATGGGCTCCTCCGTCATCGGCACCGAGCACATCCTCCTGGGCATCATCCGCGAGGGGGACGGGATCGCCTACCGCATCCTCACCCACTTCGCCAAGGACATAGACACCATCCGCTGGCGCATCCTCTCCATGGCCGAAAACCGCGAGCGGGAGAAGCCCGTGAACACCCCCTTCCTGGACGAGTACGGCCGGGACCTCACCAAGGAGGCGCGGGAGGGGAAGCTGGACCCGGTGATCGGCCGCCAGGAGGAGATCAACCGGGTGATCCAGATCCTGGCCCGGCGCACCAAGAACAACCCGGTCCTGATCGGCGACCCCGGGGTGGGCAAGACCGCCATCGTGGAGGGGCTGGCCCAGGCCATCGTGGAGGGCCGGGTGCCCCCGGTCCTCAAGGGGACCCGGGTGGTGGCCATAGACCTGGCCGGGGTGGTGGCCGGGACCAAGTACCGGGGGGAGTTTGAGGAGCGCCTGCGCCAGATCATCGAGGAGCTCAAGAACGCCAAGGTCATCGCCTTCATAGACGAGCTCCACACCCTGATCGGGGCCGGGGGGGCCGAAGGGACGCTGGACGCGGCCAACATCATGAAGCCCGCCCTGGCCCGGGGGGAGATCCAGGTCATCGGGGCCACGACCACCGGGGAGTACCACCGCTACATAGAGAAGGACGCGGCCCTGGAGCGCCGCTTCCAGCCGGTGATCGTCCTCGAGCCCTCCCCGGAGGAGACCCTGGAGATCCTGAAGGGCCTCCGCCCCCGGTACGAGGCCCACCACGGGGTGATCATCCCGGACGAGATTCTGGAGCTCGCGGTCCGGATCGGGGTCCGGTCTTTGCCGGGGAGGAACTTCCCCGACAAGGCCATAGACCTGATTGACGAAGCGGCCTCGAGGGTGCGCCTGAACGCCTCCTTGGGCCTGCCCGTGGCCGAGGAGGAGGACGGGACCCCCATCGTGACCCGGGAGGACGTGGAGGCGGTGGTGGACTCCTGGGGCGGGGTCTACGCGGACGACAAGGACGACGAGCGGCTCATGCACCTGGAGGAGGAGCTGGGCAAGCGGGTGGTGGGCCAGGAGGAGGCGGTGCGCGCCCTGGCCAGCGCCCTCCGCCGGGCCCGGGTGGGCCTGGGGGGGAGGACCCGGGTGGCGGCGAGCTTCCTCTTCGTGGGCCCCTCCGGGGTGGGCAAGACCCAGCTGGCCAAGGCCCTGGCCGAGGTCCTCTTCGGCTCGGAGAGGGCCCTCATCCGCTTTGACATGTCCGAGTTCCAGGAGCCCCACTCCGTCTCCAAGCTCATCGGGGCCCCTCCGGGCTACGTGGGCTACGAGCAGGGGGGCCGGCTCACCGAGGCGGTGCGCCGCCAGCCCTTCAGCGTGGTCCTCCTGGACGAGATTGAGAAGGCCCACCCCGACGTCTACAACACCTTCCTCCAGGTCCTGGACGAGGGTCGGCTCACCGACGGCCTGGGCCGCACCGTGGACTTCCGCCGGGTCATCCTCATCATGACCTCCAACACCGGCTTCAACGTGGGGCCCGCCATCGGCTTCACCGGCAAGGAGGTGGACACCGAGTCCCCCCTGAAGGCCCTCTTCACCCCGGAGTTCCTGGACCGGCTGGACGAGGTCATCCGGTTCCGGCCCCTCACCGAGGAGGAGCTGGTCCAGGTGGCGGGCATGATGCTGGAGGAGATCCGGAAGGAGCTCCTGAGCCGGGAGGTGGAGGTGGAGTTCGCCCCCGAGCTGGCCGAGTGGGTGGTCCAGCAGGCCCCCAAGACCGGCTCGGCCCGCGCCCTGCGGAGCGTGATCCGGGACCGGATAGAAGACCCCCTCTCCCTGGCCCTCCTCAAGAAGCCCAAGGGCCGGCTCCGGGTGGGGGTGAAAGACGGCGGCCTCTCCTTTGAGGAGCGGGAGGAGGTCAGCCTGGTCTAA
- a CDS encoding metal-sulfur cluster assembly factor: MSAETLPTKEQVLEALKVVKDPEIPVNVVDLGLVYDVEIHENGVVDVTMTLTAIGCPAQDLVKADAEMAVMRLPGVTGVNVEFVWTPPWTPARMTEEGKKMLRMFGFNV; the protein is encoded by the coding sequence ATGAGCGCGGAGACCCTTCCCACCAAGGAGCAGGTCCTCGAGGCCCTCAAGGTGGTCAAGGACCCGGAGATCCCGGTGAACGTGGTGGACCTCGGCCTCGTCTACGACGTGGAGATCCATGAGAACGGCGTGGTGGACGTGACCATGACCCTGACCGCCATCGGCTGCCCGGCCCAGGACCTGGTCAAGGCGGACGCGGAGATGGCGGTGATGCGCCTCCCCGGGGTCACGGGGGTGAACGTGGAGTTCGTCTGGACCCCGCCCTGGACCCCGGCCCGGATGACGGAGGAGGGCAAGAAGATGCTCCGGATGTTCGGCTTCAACGTCTAG
- the sucC gene encoding ADP-forming succinate--CoA ligase subunit beta, with amino-acid sequence MNLHEYQAKEILARYGVPVPRGQVAYTPDEAKRIAEEFGKRVVVKAQVHVGGRGKAGGVKLADTPQEAYEKAQAILGMNIKGLTVRKVLVAEAVDIAKEYYAGLILDRSSQRVVLMVSKEGGVDIEEVAARNPEAILKYPVDPFKGLRPFEAREIVKRAGLEGNLNRLAQVLVQLYRAYEGTDASIAEINPLVVTTDGQIVAADAKIVLDDNALFRHPDLAELREIEAEHPLEVEASNYGFAYVKLQGNIGIIGNGAGLVMYTLDLVNRVGGKPANFLDIGGGAKADVVYNALKVVLKDPDVKGVFINIFGGITRADEVAKGVIRALEEGLLTKPVVMRVAGTAEEEAKKLLEGKPIYMYPTSIEAAKAIVAMVGGAA; translated from the coding sequence TTGAACCTACACGAGTATCAAGCCAAGGAGATCCTGGCGCGCTACGGGGTCCCCGTGCCCCGGGGCCAGGTGGCCTACACCCCGGACGAGGCGAAGCGCATCGCCGAGGAGTTCGGGAAACGGGTGGTGGTCAAGGCCCAGGTGCATGTGGGCGGCAGAGGCAAGGCCGGGGGCGTGAAGCTGGCGGACACCCCCCAGGAGGCCTACGAGAAGGCCCAGGCCATCCTGGGCATGAACATCAAGGGCCTGACGGTGCGGAAGGTCCTGGTGGCCGAGGCGGTGGACATCGCCAAGGAGTACTACGCGGGCCTCATCCTGGACCGGTCCAGCCAGCGGGTGGTCCTGATGGTCTCCAAGGAGGGGGGGGTGGACATCGAGGAGGTGGCGGCCCGGAACCCGGAGGCCATCCTCAAGTACCCCGTGGACCCCTTCAAGGGCCTCCGCCCCTTTGAGGCCCGGGAGATCGTGAAGCGGGCGGGCCTCGAGGGCAACCTGAACCGGCTCGCCCAGGTCCTGGTCCAGCTCTACCGGGCCTACGAGGGGACGGACGCCTCCATCGCCGAGATCAACCCCCTGGTGGTGACCACGGACGGCCAAATCGTCGCCGCGGACGCCAAGATCGTCCTGGACGACAACGCCCTCTTCCGCCACCCCGATCTGGCCGAGCTCCGGGAGATCGAGGCCGAGCACCCCCTCGAGGTGGAGGCCAGCAACTACGGCTTCGCCTACGTGAAGCTACAGGGCAACATCGGCATCATCGGGAACGGGGCGGGCCTCGTCATGTACACCCTGGACCTGGTGAACCGGGTGGGGGGTAAGCCCGCCAACTTCCTGGACATCGGGGGCGGGGCCAAGGCGGACGTGGTCTACAACGCCCTCAAGGTGGTCCTCAAGGACCCCGACGTGAAGGGGGTCTTCATCAACATCTTCGGCGGCATCACCCGGGCGGACGAGGTGGCCAAGGGCGTGATCCGGGCCCTGGAGGAGGGGCTCCTCACCAAGCCCGTGGTCATGCGGGTGGCGGGGACCGCCGAGGAGGAGGCCAAGAAGCTTCTGGAAGGTAAGCCCATCTACATGTACCCCACGTCCATTGAGGCGGCCAAGGCCATCGTGGCCATGGTGGGAGGTGCGGCGTGA
- the sucD gene encoding succinate--CoA ligase subunit alpha: MILINRDTTVLVQGITGREGQFHTKQMLDYGTKVVAGVTPGKGGTEVLGLPVYDTVKEAVANHKIDASIIFVPAPAAADAALEAAHAGIPLIVLITEGIPTLDMVKAVAEIKAMGRSRLIGGNCPGLISAEESKIGIMPGHVFKRGRVGLISRSGTLTYEAAAALSQAGIGTTTTVGIGGDPIIGTTFKDLLPLFNEDPETEAVVLIGEIGGSDEEEAAAWVKAHMKKPVVGFIGGRSAPKGKRMGHAGAIIMGNVGTPESKLQAFQEAGIPVADTIDEIVELVKKALG, from the coding sequence GTGATTCTCATCAACCGGGACACCACCGTCCTCGTGCAGGGCATCACCGGGCGGGAGGGGCAGTTCCACACCAAGCAGATGCTGGACTACGGGACCAAGGTGGTGGCCGGGGTCACCCCGGGCAAGGGCGGGACCGAGGTCCTGGGCCTCCCCGTCTACGACACGGTCAAGGAGGCGGTGGCGAACCATAAGATTGACGCCTCCATCATCTTCGTCCCCGCCCCGGCGGCGGCGGACGCGGCCCTCGAGGCGGCCCACGCGGGCATCCCCCTCATCGTCCTCATCACCGAGGGCATCCCCACCTTGGACATGGTGAAGGCGGTGGCGGAGATCAAGGCCATGGGCCGCTCCCGGCTCATCGGGGGGAACTGCCCGGGCCTCATCAGCGCCGAGGAGAGCAAGATCGGCATCATGCCCGGCCACGTCTTCAAGCGGGGCCGCGTGGGGCTGATCAGCCGCTCCGGCACCCTCACCTACGAGGCGGCGGCGGCGCTTTCCCAGGCGGGGATCGGCACCACCACCACCGTGGGCATCGGGGGCGACCCCATCATCGGGACCACCTTCAAGGACCTCCTCCCCCTCTTCAACGAGGACCCCGAGACCGAGGCCGTGGTCCTCATCGGGGAGATCGGGGGCTCGGACGAGGAGGAGGCGGCGGCCTGGGTGAAGGCCCACATGAAGAAGCCCGTGGTGGGGTTCATCGGCGGCCGCTCCGCCCCCAAGGGCAAGCGGATGGGGCACGCCGGGGCCATCATCATGGGGAACGTGGGCACCCCCGAGTCCAAGCTCCAGGCCTTCCAAGAGGCCGGCATCCCCGTGGCCGACACCATTGACGAGATCGTGGAGCTGGTGAAGAAGGCCCTGGGCTAA
- a CDS encoding TldD/PmbA family protein, which yields MLQEALVEGVLRRALQGGADFAELYVERSRRRRMTVRNGRLEEATSGLEYGAGIRLFFGVEVVYAYTNDLSPQSLLEALETLLRARGEAGRVDERGAGGLDFRKEAPRGLHAPRIPLGAKDKRYRLERLLEAEAAARLAPEIRQVEASLQEWEQEVLVANTEGVWREDLRVRTRLFVLAVAQDEKGVQTGYAAPGLSLGLELFDLYPPKTVGEKAARQALTNLRAKPAPAGTMPVVVGNAFGGVIFHEALGHLLETTSVAKKASVLADKLGEEVASPVVTYIDDGTLPHAFGSSEMDDEGMPTERTVLIEKGVLKSYMVDRLGSLLTGYRRTGSGRRQDYTFAPTSRMRNTFIAPGTTPVEKLIEGVEYGLYAKELGGGQVKPGSGEYNFAVQEGYIIRKGRLEEAVRGAMLVGKGPETIRKVVAVADDLKTAPGMCGSLSGMVPVEVGQPHVLVSELVVGGKA from the coding sequence ATGCTACAAGAAGCCCTGGTGGAAGGGGTTCTGAGGCGGGCGCTCCAGGGGGGAGCGGACTTCGCCGAGCTCTACGTGGAGCGCTCCCGCAGGCGGCGGATGACGGTGCGGAACGGCCGGCTCGAGGAGGCCACGAGCGGCCTGGAGTACGGGGCGGGAATCCGCCTCTTCTTCGGGGTGGAGGTGGTCTACGCCTACACCAACGACCTTTCGCCCCAAAGCCTCCTGGAGGCCCTGGAAACCCTCCTCCGGGCCCGGGGGGAGGCGGGCCGGGTGGACGAGCGGGGGGCGGGGGGGCTGGACTTCCGCAAGGAGGCCCCCCGGGGCCTGCACGCCCCCCGGATCCCCCTGGGGGCCAAGGACAAGCGCTACCGCCTGGAGCGCCTCCTGGAGGCCGAGGCGGCCGCCCGGCTCGCCCCCGAGATCCGGCAGGTGGAGGCCAGCCTGCAGGAGTGGGAGCAGGAGGTCCTGGTGGCGAACACCGAGGGGGTGTGGCGGGAGGACCTGCGGGTGCGCACCCGGCTCTTCGTCCTGGCGGTGGCCCAGGACGAGAAGGGGGTCCAGACCGGGTACGCGGCCCCCGGGCTCAGCCTGGGCCTGGAACTCTTTGACCTCTACCCCCCCAAGACGGTGGGGGAAAAGGCCGCCCGGCAGGCCCTGACCAACCTGAGGGCCAAGCCCGCCCCGGCGGGGACGATGCCGGTGGTGGTGGGCAACGCCTTCGGCGGGGTGATCTTCCACGAGGCCCTGGGCCACCTCCTGGAGACCACCAGCGTGGCCAAGAAGGCGAGCGTCCTCGCGGACAAGCTGGGGGAGGAGGTGGCGAGCCCTGTGGTCACCTACATAGACGACGGCACCCTCCCCCACGCCTTCGGGAGCAGCGAAATGGACGACGAGGGGATGCCCACGGAGCGCACCGTACTCATAGAGAAGGGCGTCCTGAAAAGCTACATGGTGGACCGGCTGGGAAGCCTCCTCACCGGCTACCGGAGGACGGGCTCGGGCCGGAGGCAGGACTACACCTTCGCCCCTACCTCGAGGATGCGCAACACCTTCATCGCCCCGGGGACCACCCCGGTGGAGAAGCTCATAGAGGGGGTGGAGTACGGCCTCTACGCCAAGGAGCTGGGGGGCGGCCAGGTGAAGCCGGGCTCCGGCGAGTACAACTTCGCCGTCCAGGAGGGCTACATAATCCGCAAGGGCCGGCTGGAGGAGGCGGTGCGGGGGGCGATGCTGGTGGGCAAGGGGCCGGAGACGATCCGGAAGGTGGTGGCGGTGGCGGACGACCTGAAGACCGCCCCCGGGATGTGCGGGAGCCTCTCGGGGATGGTCCCGGTGGAGGTGGGCCAGCCCCACGTCCTGGTCTCGGAACTGGTGGTGGGAGGCAAAGCATGA
- the radA gene encoding DNA repair protein RadA, whose translation MAKAQYRCVECGYRTPKPLGRCPGCGAWNSFKEEAPSPPPSLALPRPLVRLSEVEEGEEARFSSGFGEMDRVLGGGFVAGEVVLLGGEPGVGKSTLLLQVADRLKKRSVYVAGEESPGQIRLRAKRLGVKDLLLARETRLEALLELLKAERPEVVIVDSIQTIEAGGSPGSLVSVREATMALVQLAKAQGMTAILVGHVTKEGVVAGPKAVEHAVDATLYLESAGGFRLLRSAKNRFGPVGELGVFRMEEGGLLEVENPSEAFLMERPLGVPGSVVALGLSGERALALEVQALAAKTPFPAPRRVAQGLDGRRVDVVLAVLERRLGLSLVSLDLYVNLAGGLRLSDPGLDLAVALAVYSAVVGRPLPPDLAVVGEVGLAGEVRSVEGLSRRLKEGERAGFTRFLHPGNTRSLLEAVERLA comes from the coding sequence ATGGCCAAGGCCCAGTACCGGTGCGTGGAGTGCGGCTACCGCACCCCCAAGCCCCTGGGCCGGTGTCCGGGCTGCGGGGCCTGGAACTCCTTTAAGGAGGAGGCCCCCTCTCCCCCACCCTCCTTGGCCCTGCCGCGGCCCCTGGTCCGCTTAAGCGAGGTGGAGGAGGGCGAGGAGGCCCGGTTCAGCTCGGGCTTCGGCGAGATGGACCGGGTCCTGGGCGGGGGGTTCGTGGCCGGGGAGGTGGTCCTCCTGGGGGGGGAGCCCGGGGTGGGCAAGAGCACCCTCCTCCTGCAGGTGGCGGACCGCCTAAAGAAGAGGAGCGTCTACGTGGCGGGGGAGGAGTCCCCCGGCCAGATCCGGCTCCGGGCGAAGCGGCTCGGGGTGAAGGACCTCCTTCTGGCCCGGGAGACCCGCCTCGAGGCCCTTTTGGAACTCCTGAAGGCGGAGAGGCCCGAGGTCGTCATCGTGGACTCCATCCAGACGATAGAGGCGGGGGGAAGCCCGGGCAGCCTGGTGAGCGTACGGGAGGCCACCATGGCCCTGGTCCAGCTGGCCAAGGCCCAGGGGATGACCGCCATCCTGGTGGGCCACGTGACCAAGGAGGGGGTGGTGGCGGGGCCCAAGGCCGTTGAGCACGCGGTGGACGCCACCTTGTACCTGGAGAGCGCGGGGGGGTTCCGCCTCCTGCGCAGCGCCAAGAACCGCTTCGGGCCCGTGGGGGAGCTGGGGGTCTTCCGGATGGAGGAAGGGGGGCTTCTGGAGGTGGAGAACCCCTCGGAGGCCTTCCTGATGGAGCGGCCCCTGGGCGTGCCGGGGAGCGTGGTGGCCCTGGGGCTTTCCGGGGAGCGGGCCCTGGCCCTGGAGGTGCAGGCCCTGGCCGCCAAGACCCCCTTCCCCGCCCCCCGGCGGGTGGCCCAGGGGCTGGACGGCCGGCGGGTGGATGTGGTGCTGGCGGTCTTGGAAAGGCGGCTGGGCCTCTCCCTGGTCAGCCTGGACCTCTACGTGAACCTGGCGGGGGGGCTGCGGCTTTCCGACCCCGGGCTGGACCTGGCGGTGGCCCTGGCGGTGTATTCTGCGGTGGTGGGCCGTCCCCTCCCCCCCGACCTGGCGGTGGTGGGAGAAGTGGGCCTCGCCGGGGAGGTGCGGAGCGTGGAGGGGCTTTCCCGGAGGCTCAAGGAGGGGGAGCGGGCCGGGTTTACCCGTTTCCTCCACCCCGGGAACACCCGGAGCCTCCTCGAGGCGGTGGAGCGCTTGGCATGA
- the holA gene encoding DNA polymerase III subunit delta, producing MIKVFTGDPFLARQALLEEARLQGLKGFTPPEPEALAQALQGGLFGRGGAAVDLSEAGEAAWKAIKPLLERVPQEVPLLILDPRPSPARAAFYRGLERLDFPTPKGKDLVRYIENRARALGLKLPSGVAHFLAGLMAEGPDLMALEQELQKLRLLTPPLTLEKVEKVVALRPPMSGFEVVRLVLEGKGEEALRRLNALLSEGEDPLRVLGAFSWQYALLFRARALLEAGGLSLEEQAARLEAHPFAARRALEVARRLRMEELEQALDLLLEAELRAKRGRDARLALEKLVVELTGASSLR from the coding sequence ATGATCAAGGTCTTCACCGGCGACCCCTTTTTGGCCCGGCAGGCCCTTTTGGAGGAGGCGAGGCTCCAGGGTCTGAAGGGCTTCACCCCGCCGGAGCCCGAGGCCCTGGCCCAGGCCCTCCAGGGGGGGCTTTTCGGGAGGGGCGGGGCGGCGGTGGACCTTTCCGAGGCGGGCGAGGCGGCCTGGAAGGCGATCAAGCCGCTCCTGGAGCGCGTCCCACAGGAGGTCCCCCTCCTCATTTTGGACCCCAGGCCGAGCCCGGCCCGGGCCGCCTTCTACCGGGGCCTCGAGCGCCTGGACTTCCCCACCCCCAAGGGCAAGGACCTGGTCCGCTACATAGAGAACCGGGCCCGCGCCCTGGGGCTAAAGCTCCCCTCCGGGGTGGCCCACTTCCTGGCGGGCCTTATGGCCGAGGGACCGGACCTGATGGCCCTGGAGCAGGAGCTCCAAAAGCTCCGCCTCCTCACCCCTCCTTTGACCCTGGAGAAGGTGGAGAAGGTGGTGGCCCTCCGCCCCCCCATGAGCGGGTTTGAGGTGGTCCGGCTGGTCCTGGAGGGGAAGGGAGAAGAGGCCCTCAGGAGGCTGAACGCCCTCCTTTCGGAAGGAGAGGACCCCTTGCGGGTCCTCGGGGCCTTCTCCTGGCAGTACGCCCTCCTCTTCCGGGCCCGGGCCCTTTTGGAGGCGGGCGGGCTTTCTTTGGAGGAGCAGGCGGCCCGCCTCGAGGCCCACCCCTTCGCCGCCCGCCGGGCGCTGGAGGTGGCCCGGAGGCTGAGGATGGAGGAGCTGGAGCAGGCCTTGGACCTCCTCCTGGAGGCGGAGCTTAGGGCCAAGCGGGGCCGGGACGCGCGGCTGGCCCTGGAAAAGCTGGTGGTGGAGTTGACCGGGGCTTCCTCCCTCCGGTAG
- a CDS encoding PIN/TRAM domain-containing protein has product MRITFYLVLASLGYGLALALERAGWLPAQGSLLNRIYLALAGLLSGYLLWPRLEARLLPKLEALRRLPPEIPFALTLGTTVGLLLAVLLNSLLSQVPGFRPEHSLSLALLLVLLFSYLALLYREYFRYSLPQPRTQPQGGKVLDTSVLIDGRVADVAEVGFLEGPLYVPHFVLKELQHFADSPDPLNRAKGRRGLETLERLKAGEGLEVLEENPGGESVDEKLILLAKARGAALVTNDLALLQMARIYGLRGLSIQALAQALRPQVQVGDVIRLTILKEGREPHQGVGYLEDGSMVVVDEGIRFKGQEIPVVITQAIQTQVGRLFFGRPEKE; this is encoded by the coding sequence ATGAGGATCACCTTTTACCTGGTACTCGCCTCCTTGGGCTACGGGCTGGCCCTGGCCCTGGAAAGGGCGGGCTGGCTCCCCGCCCAGGGGTCCTTGCTGAACCGAATCTACCTGGCCCTGGCGGGGCTTTTGTCCGGCTACCTCCTCTGGCCCCGCCTCGAGGCCCGCCTCCTGCCCAAGCTGGAGGCCCTAAGGCGCCTTCCCCCCGAGATCCCCTTCGCCCTCACCCTGGGCACCACGGTGGGCCTCCTCCTGGCCGTTCTCCTCAACAGCCTCCTCTCCCAGGTCCCGGGCTTCCGGCCCGAGCACTCCCTGAGTTTGGCCCTCCTCCTCGTCCTCCTCTTCTCCTATCTGGCCCTCCTCTACCGGGAGTACTTCCGCTATAGCCTCCCCCAGCCCCGGACCCAGCCCCAAGGGGGAAAGGTGCTGGACACCAGCGTCCTGATAGACGGCCGGGTGGCGGACGTGGCCGAGGTGGGGTTCCTGGAGGGGCCCCTCTACGTCCCCCACTTCGTCCTGAAGGAGCTCCAGCACTTCGCCGACAGCCCCGACCCCCTGAACCGGGCCAAGGGGAGGCGGGGGCTGGAGACCCTGGAGCGGCTCAAGGCGGGCGAGGGCCTCGAGGTCCTGGAGGAGAACCCAGGCGGGGAAAGCGTGGACGAGAAGCTCATCCTCCTGGCCAAGGCCCGGGGGGCGGCCCTGGTGACCAACGACCTGGCCCTTTTGCAGATGGCCCGCATCTACGGCCTCCGGGGCCTCTCCATCCAGGCCCTGGCCCAGGCCCTGAGGCCCCAGGTCCAGGTGGGGGACGTGATCCGGCTCACCATCCTCAAGGAGGGGCGGGAGCCCCACCAGGGGGTGGGGTACCTGGAGGACGGGAGCATGGTGGTGGTGGACGAGGGGATCCGGTTCAAGGGCCAGGAGATCCCGGTGGTCATCACCCAGGCCATCCAGACCCAGGTGGGCCGGCTCTTCTTCGGCCGGCCGGAGAAAGAGTGA